From the Lampris incognitus isolate fLamInc1 chromosome 6, fLamInc1.hap2, whole genome shotgun sequence genome, one window contains:
- the znf592 gene encoding zinc finger protein 592, whose translation MGDMKTPDFDDLLAAFDIPDATGLDAKEPIQETHEDTDSQLKHTGMCLDDNLLAHQAAASADVPVVSVIVKNTSRQESLEGFGDRLHTGTTLQNGFRGPGTSTDCNIETNSGFSKSSVSTLNGDDSRELLVKAPIQYKPKGAPIFSQSFSQFSPISSPESEDTQYSRDDIRPNSDRPFFPEASVVVEPSMSDNQRNLSLSMFDNSPEDYNISNNILRSRAECNKTDNIRTGEPVLKPEIHISEQRDKEDAHNSTLPPLNDAQNFTESNCHKVAKPDLPASHPFVKSETCKLSSCLEALVALNARKDSSDQTNPKQSSAVHNDCTKASPKVPISPRSPRSPLEAVKRLMKPSDSPVSICSDSSGKASPAMASCSPPAIPRVRIKTIKTTSGQIKRTVTSVLPDSETDEVQSAYESSPSQSMISEDSYCNMSPHQSQNVVGDSTVEMHAKGTSVSTSSSKILHHKLQRHSKRPNMLQSSTIFHNTSGVRRSVAHRGQKLKRISSSQTGHATNTNFLPKAMHLANLNLVPHSVAASVTARSTTHQQNQQTLSSSIVYSSVPLVHQVKTANPCPRTPVPNTAAGTLNRLLNNTNPVPTYVPNLNPPPESNIHLPPRGYCCLECGDSFGVERSLVYHYGRRSVHIEVACTHCAKTMVFFNKCALLAHAREHKNNGMVMQCTQLFMKPIAEEQMFAPSSSESSVNVDSYASSSSPLKTQPVMPLYPDNVIRHRLRCLECNKQLSDYMALAAHYQRHSEDIEALVCKVCSMLLPNKCSFRAHQRIHAHKSPYCCPECGALSRSADIQKHVKENCLHYARKAWYKCLHCDMVFKSVNGQNSHIEEKHCDVFYKCSICPVAFKSSDCCETHMKNKHSATKISPQLIFKCSCETVFKKKQLILQHFHQNAEKRATCVFKCPECTTVFLQKQLLIQHFRSVHSGSVRTEAEKNGKPTDRAARHQDALSTVQQLKVHSPVKHTDVPRKEAEQGGKPRTKPMGWTCGECLKWFPDRETYVSHMKTSHGRSLKRYPCRQCQRSFNSAASLRRHIRNDHNGKKKIYSCWYCTDTKTIFATSVMLKNHIILMHGIKNPDLSLMPKTAIQETSKDLQEALTSKRPATGVQGEGQEPAGSRDVSSAKRLKTRFRCSKCGFTTEDSVRFQQHIPQHKTGENTPQCLHCGLCFASLLSLNRHLFIVHKIKESEEETAEAEGPETRGTERASLSVRPAEAREINNLVPAPNETNPPQAEEPPGRHCDRKLGCNLTLSSHAQTQAVPLQ comes from the exons ATGGGTGACATGAAAACCCCAGATTTCGATGATCTTCTGGCTGCATTTGACATCCCAGATGCCACAGGGTTGGATGCTAAAGAGCCCATCCAGGAGACTCACGAGGACACGGACAGTCAGCTGAAACACACAGGGATGTGTCTGGATGACAACTTGTTGGCTCACCAAGCTGCTGCTTCAGCGGATGTTCCTGTTGTCAGTGTTATTGTGAAAAACACAAGTCGCCAGGAGTCTTTGGAAGGATTTGGTGACAGGCTACACACAGGAACAACACTGCAAAATGGATTCAGGGGACCTGGGACCTCCACTGACTGCAACATTGAGACTAACAGTGGCTTTTCCAAATCCTCAGTGTCCACACTGAATGGGGATGACTCACGAGAACTACTCGTGAAAGCACCCATTCAGTACAAACCCAAAGGAGCACCTATCTTTTCCCAATCTTTCTCGCAATTTAGCCCCATTTCCAGTCCTGAATCTGAAGACACTCAATATAGTAGAGATGATATCCGTCCAAATTCAGACAGACCCTTCTTTCCCGAAGCCTCGGTTGTGGTGGAACCATCCATGTCAGACAATCAAAGAAACCTGTCCCTCAGCATGTTTGACAATAGCCCTGAGGACTACAATATTTCCAATAACATTCTGAGGAGTAGAGCAGAATGTAATAAAACAGATAACATAAGGACTGGGGAGCCGGTCCTTAAGCCAGAAATTCATATCAGTGAGCAGAGGGACAAAGAAGATGCTCATAATAGTACACTTCCCCCTCTAAATGATGCCCAGAACTTTACAGAGAGCAACTGCCATAAAGTAGCCAAGCCTGATCTTCCTGCCTCTCATCCATTTGTCAAGTCTGAGACATGTAAATTATCTTCTTGCCTAGAGGCGCTGGTGGCTCTTAATGCTAGAAAGGATTCCAGTGATCAAACTAATCCCAAACAGTCATCAGCTGTTCATAATGACTGTACAAAGGCTAGTCCCAAGGTACCTATATCACCACGAAGTCCCAGGAGCCCTCTTGAAGCTGTAAAACGGTTAATGAAACCCTCTGACAGTCCTGTAAGCATATGCAGTGATAGTAGTGGAAAAGCATCCCCTGCCATGGCATCTTGCTCACCCCCTGCCATACCAAGAGTAAGAATTAAGACCATCAAAACAACATCTGGGCAGATCAAGCGCACAGTCACCAGTGTTTTACCTGACTCAGAGACAGATGAGGTTCAGTCTGCCTATGAGTCCTCTCCATCCCAAAGTATGATCAGTGAGGATTCTTATTGTAATATGTCTCCCCACCAGTCTCAAAACGTAGTTGGTGATAGCACTGTTGAAATGCATGCCAAAGGTACTTCGGTTAGTACATCTTCATCAAAGATTTTACACCACAAATTACAGCGACACTCCAAGAGGCCTAACATGCTGCAATCCTCAACCATATTCCATAATACAAGCGGTGTTAGAAGATCTGTTGCACATCGAGGGCAGAAACTGAAGAGAATATCATCATCCCAAACAGGCCATGCAACAAATACAAACTTCCTACCCAAAGCAATGCACTTAGCAAATCTAAACCTGGTCCCTCACAGTGTTGCGGCTTCAGTCACTGCACGGTCCACCACCCACCAGCAGAACCAACAGACACTCTCCTCCTCCATTGTGTACAGTTCTGTCCCATTGGTGCATCAGGTTAAGACAGCCAACCCTTGTCCACGCACCCCTGTCCCCAACACAGCAGCGGGAACCCTAAACAGACTGTTGAACAATACCAACCCCGTGCCTACTTACGTGCCCAACCTCAATCCACCCCCCGAGAGTAACATCCACCTTCCACCACGGGGATACTGTTGCCTCGAATGTGGGGACTCTTTTGGGGTGGAGAGGAGTCTTGTGTACCACTATGGCAGGAGGAGTGTTCACATTGAGGTAGCGTGCACCCACTGTGCAAAGACAATGGTCTTCTTTAACAAGTGTGCCTTGTTGGCACATGCACGGGAACATAAGAACAACGGGATGGTTATGCAGTGTACACAGCTCTTTATGAAGCCCATTGCAGAGGAGCAAATGTTTGCGCCCTCGAGCTCTGAGTCATCTGTCAATGTGGACTCATACGCTTCATCATCATCCCCGCTGAAAACCCAACCTGTTATGCCCCTGTATCCAGACAATGTCATTCGGCACCGACTTCGTTGCCTGGAGTGTAACAAGCAATTGTCCGATTACATGGCACTTGCAGCCCATTACCAGAGGCACTCTGAGGATATAGAAGCACTA GTATGTAAGGTGTGCTCAATGTTGTTGCCCAACAAGTGTAGCTTTCGGGCTCACCAGCGCATCCATGCACACAAGTCCCCGTACTGCTGCCCTGAGTGTGGTGCCCTGAGTCGCTCTGCCGACATACAGAAGCATGTGAAGGAAAACTGCCTTCATTATGCACGCAAAGCTTGGTACAA GTGTCTTCACTGTGATATGGTTTTCAAGTCAGTTAATGGTCAAAATAGTCACATTGAAGAAAAACACTGCGATGTCTTCTATAAATGCTCCATCTGCCCAGTTGCCTTCAAGTCTTCTGACTGCTGCGAAACTCACATGAAAAATAAACACAGTGCTACCAAAATATCCCCTCA GTTAATCTTTAAGTGTTCATGTGAGACAGTCTTCAAGAAAAAGCAGTTAATATTGCAGCACTTCCATCAGAATGCTGAAAAGCGTGCCACTTGTGTGTTCAAGTGTCCGGAGTGCACCACAGTATTTCTACAGAAGCAGTTGTTAATACAACACTTCAGG AGTGTGCATAGTGGGAGCGTCAGAACAGAGGCTGAAAAAAATGGCAAACCAACAGATCGGGCAGCCCGGCACCAAGATGCACTCTCAACCGTTCAGCAACTGAAGGTTCACAGTCCAGTCAAGCACACCGATGTTCCTAGGAAGGAGGCGGAGCAAGGAGGCAAGCCTCGCACAAAGCCCATGGGCTGGACGTGTGGAGAGTGTCTCAAGTGGTTCCCTGACCGAGAGACTTATGTTTCACACATGAAGACTAGCCATGGAAGG TCACTCAAGAGGTATCCTTGTCGACAGTGTCAGCGGTCTTTTAACTCTGCAGCCAGTTTGAGAAGACACATTCGCAATGACCataatggaaagaagaaaatTTACTCTTGTTG GTACTGCACAGACACAAAAACAATATTTGCCACAAGTGTGATGTTGAAGAATCACATCATTCTCATGCATGGAATTAAAAACCCTGATTTAAGCCTAATGCCAAAAACAGCTATACAGGAAACCAGCAAGGATTTGCAAGAG GCGCTTACTTCAAAAAGACCTGCCACTGGCGTCCAAGGGGAAGGGCAGGAGCCTGCTGGTAGTCGAGACGTTTCCTCAGCCAAACGTCTGAAAACTCGATTCCGCTGTTCAAAGTGCGGCTTCACCACCGAGGACAGCGTGCGGTTCCAGCAGCATATACCTCAGCATAAAACCGGCGAGAACACGCCCCAGTGCCTTCACTGCGGACTGTGTTTCGCATCACTGCTGTCGCTCAACAGACACCTTTTTATTGTACACAAAATCAAGGAGTCTGAGGAGGAGACGGCGGAAGCGGAGGGGCCAGAGACGAGGGGGACGGAGCGAGCCAGCCTGTCTGTTAGACCAGCAGAGGCCAGAGAAATAAATAACTTGGTACCAGCCCCAAATGAAACAAATCCTCCGCAAGCAGAAGAGCCACCGGGTCGGCACTGTGACAGGAAGCTGGGCTGTAACTTAACACTGAGCTCTCACGCTCAGACCCAAGCGGTCCCTCTCCAGTAG
- the si:dkey-24l11.2 gene encoding uncharacterized protein si:dkey-24l11.2 translates to MVDNNNSKEEGGAGEAGPPAGGPHKRQPCRFFSQGRRCNYGERCRFVHQRERPGVEERDANRRAALGGLKETSPGRPDAESPVNVSPGPLVHPAAKRDGLTRRPCRYFLSGFCTMEDGCRFWHPPQFPPVGDQPARGAENRHAQRTPAPRPGTLREVKLCDLTEDVARRLRDTEIRQMTKRFPRDQLIIQERSDGRVTFYRATVEATDPDWPFDLKEIDIMVSFPDKYPQEIFTIEIPADQDLPSIMGSHVQQASLEWLQAKHATNQLMGKVELLFRPFLRWFDRSMERLLTEGARQLKKDIDLERAGLQFIPYQELQAAVSQEPPTTDPSDHASSTVTEGDMDGGRQRESMETDRTDEEGNVMVRAGADLNEQWQREDEDSEEVSSNLVENIKISEPRRGTEVKLLGLRLGDNTATVAARQITVSLQCSRCKVTADLTLSGRKPCLAQCEKCSASISATFRPSMLHHYSDVLGYLDLHNAAPIDLVLQDCQLSVGCLSCSQEGPVQDISYGQAKALNCEHCHCKLSILADSARFQYIPPRSNKTGQSDVVLNYPRNIRDPAVQKGKPLPEKGTCKHFKQSYRWLRFPCCGRAYPCDLCHDEEQDHLMELATRMICGHCAKEQPYSNAKPCISCGGMLTRGANTSYWEGGLGCRNKLKMNRNDRKKYANTSKTVSRKAAGESK, encoded by the exons ATGGtggacaacaacaacagcaaggaAGAGGGGGGCGCGGGTGAAGCGGGGCCGCCCGCCGGTGGCCCGCACAAGCGACAGCCGTGCCGCTTCTTCTCCCAAGGGAGACGCTGCAATTACGGGGAGAGGTGCCGCTTTGTCCACCAGAGAGAAAGGCCCGGCGTCGAAGAGAGGGACGCCAACAGACGGGCTGCTCTCGGCGGCCTGAAGGAAACGAGTCCCGGGCGGCCCGACGCAGAGAGCCCTGTAAATGTGTCCCCCGGGCCGCTTGTCCACCCAGCGGCCAAAAGAGACGGGCTTACCCGCCGCCCCTGTCGCTACTTCCTCTCGGGCTTTTGCACCATGGAAGATGGATGTCGTTTCTGGCAtccgccccagttccccccagtCGGGGACCAGCCCGCACGCGGAGCGGAAAACAGACATGCGCAGAGGACGCCAGCCCCCCGTCCCGGCACCCTTCGGGAGGTCAAGCTCTGTGACCTTACGGAGGATGTCGCCAGGCGGCTCCGAGACACGGAAATCAGGCAGATGACGAAACGTTTCCCCCGAGATCAGCTCATTATTCAGGAAAGAAGCGACGGCCGGGTTACCTTTTACAGGGCCACCGTAGAGGCCACTGATCCTGACTGG CCTTTTGACCTGAAAGAAATCGATATTATGGTGAGCTTCCCAGATAAATACCCACAAGAG ATTTTCACCATAGAAATTCCAGCAGACCAGGATCTACCGTCAATAATGGGAAG CCATGTACAACAAGCATCGCTGGAGTGGCTTCAGGCCAAGCATGCCACCAATCAGCTCATGGGAAAAGTAGAATTGCTGTTTCGGCCATTTCTGCGCTGGTTTGACCGTAGTATGGAGAGACTGCTCACTGAAGGAGCCAGGCAG CTGAAAAAGGATATAGATTTGGAAAGAGCTGGATTGCAATTTATACCGTACCAAGAGCTGCAGGCTGCAGTATCCCAAGAACCTCCCACCACTGACCCATCTGACCATGCCTCCAGCACTGTCACTGAGGGGGACATGGATGGAGGGAGACAAAGGGAAAgcatggagacagacagaacagatgaGGAAGGAAACGTAATGGTGCGGGCAGGGGCCGATCTTAATGAACAGTGGCAGCGGGAGGATGAGGATAGCGAGGAGGTATCCAGTAATCTGGTGGAGAACATTAAGATCAGCGAGCCCCGCAGAGGCACAGAGGTGAAGCTGTTGGGCCTGAGGCTGGGGGACAACACAGCCACCGTGGCGGCCAGACAGATCACTGTTAGTCTTCAGTGCAGCAG GTGCAAGGTGACAGCGGACCTGACGCTGAGTGGCAGGAAACCCTGCTTGGCTCAGTGTGAGAAGTGCAGTGCAAGCATCAGCGCCACTTTCAGGCCCAGCATGCTACACCATTACAGTGATGTGCTGGGATACCTGGACCTCCATAATGCTGCTCCCATTGACCTTGTTCTCCAGGACTGTCAGCTCAGTGTAGGTTGCCTCAGCTGCTCCCAAGAGGGCCCTGTGCAG GACATTTCCTATGGTCAAGCTAAGGCACTTAATTGTGAGCACTGTCATTGCAAACTCAGTATCCTGGCTGACAGCGCAAGATTCCAGTATATTCCACCACGCTCCAACAAAACAG GCCAAAGTGATGTTGTTCTAAATTATCCGAGGAACATAAGAGATCCTGCTGTTCAAAAAGGGAAGCCACTGCCCGAAAAAGGAACATGCAAGCATTTCAAACAGAGCTATCGCTGGCTAAG GTTTCCCTGTTGTGGCCGGGCCTATCCCTGTGACTTATGCCATGACGAGGAGCAAGACCACCTGATGGAACTGGCCACAAGGATGATCTGTGGCCACTGTGCCAAAGAGCAG CCTTACAGCAATGCAAAGCCGTGCATCAGTTGTGGAGGCATGTTAACAAGAGGAGCAAACACGAGCTACTGGGAGGGAGGACTGGGATGCAGGAACAAACTGAAAATGAACAG AAATGATCGGAAAAAATATGCCAACACCAGCAAAACTGTTTCCCGAAAGGCAGCTGGTGAGAGCAAGTAA
- the ch25hl1.1 gene encoding cholesterol 25-hydroxylase-like protein 1, member 1, whose protein sequence is MVNITEEVLCCRCPDRLLQPLWDYLLLHYSPLLSSPFLPASLAFSSYIFFSLPFTALDLLGDRVPLFYRYKIQPNRHPTLGMMARSFMMAVYNHLVFVMPAVIIGTFILPPPVLPPCAPTAYKVLIDGLAVLLLFDTQYYIWHFVHHKHSQLYRWVHAVHHEYMAPFSWSTEQLSIPELMTVGLWSNLDPILFRCHPLTTLCVTVFSIWLSVEDHIGYDLPWALNHLMPFGLLGGAPAHDMHHQRPNSNYAPFFSHWDRMFGTAVPPEKKAVRKT, encoded by the coding sequence ATGGTGAACATCACCGAGGAGGTCCTGTGCTGCAGGTGTCCGGACCGGCTCCTGCAACCTCTCTGGGACTATCTGCTTCTTCACTACAGCCCTCTTCTCTCGTCTCCCTTCTTACCCGCCTCACTTGCCTTCTCCAGTTACATCTTCTTCAGTTTACCCTTTACTGCACTGGACCTCTTGGGAGACAGAGTCCCCCTATTCTATCGCTACAAGATCCAGCCGAACAGGCATCCGACACTGGGAATGATGGCCAGGAGCTTCATGATGGCTGTGTATAACCACTTGGTCTTCGTTATGCCAGCTGTGATTATCGGCACGTTCATACTGCCTCCGCCGGTGCTCCCGCCCTGTGCTCCCACCGCATACAAGGTGCTGATTGATGGACTGGCTGTGCTTCTCCTCTTTGACACGCAGTATTATATTTGGCATTTTGTGCACCACAAGCACTCGCAGCTTTACCGTTGGGTCCATGCCGTCCACCACGAGTACATGGCTCCCTTCTCTTGGTCCACGGAGCAACTCAGCATTCCCGAGTTAATGACTGTAGGTCTGTGGAGTAACCTGGACCCTATTCTGTTTAGATGCCACCCTTTGACCACGTTATGCGTAACCGTTTTCAGCATCTGGCTGTCTGTGGAAGACCATATAGGCTATGACCTGCCATGGGCTCTCAACCACCTGATGCCATTCGGTCTGCTGGGGGGAGCACCAGCCCATGATATGCACCACCAGAGGCCAAATAGCAACTACGCTCCGTTCTTCAGCCACTGGGACAGAATGTTTGGCACTGCTGTGCCACCAGAGAAGAAGGCTGTGAGGAAAACATAA
- the kti12 gene encoding protein KTI12 homolog, producing MPLVEMCGYPCSGKTRRTHELKSYFESNTDRKVHIVGDGAIDVEKNAVYADSQREKNLRGALKSEVERKLSKDDVIILDSLNYIKGYRYELYCLIKHTQTPHCLVYCLTSAEMSSTWNIDRDAAEQYTQEILDALVLRFEAPDSRNRWDSPLFTIQKDDTLPYEAISDAIFKRKAPPPNQSTLSQPLSSTNFLYELDKITQDVLMAILNAQKTSVPGDLIAVPGTSEKIQLTRSFNMAELRKLRRQFISYTKMHPTENIGQISNMFVQYLNKSLH from the exons ATGCCTCTCGTAGAGATGTGCGGCTATCCCTGCAGCGGCAAAACCCGGCGGACACACGAGTTAAAGAGTTACTTCGAAAGCAACACGGACAGAAAGGTACATATTGTCGGAGACGGCGCCATCGACGTGGAGAAGAATGCTGTTTACGCCG ATTCGCAGAGGGAAAAAAATCTAAGAGGCGCTCTCAAATCTGAAGTAGAGAG GAAGCTCAGCAAAGATGACGTAATCATCTTGGATTCATTAAATTACATCAAAG GCTACAGATATGAACTTTACTGCCtcatcaaacacacacagacacctcaCTGCTTG GTATACTGTTTGACCTCAGCTGAAATGAGCTCGACGTGGAATATCGACAGAGATGCTGCTGAGCAGTACACTCAGGAGAT CCTAGATGCGTTGGTGTTGAGATTTGAAGCTCCAGATTCCAGAAACCGATGGGACAGTCCTCTATTCACTATTCAGAAAGATGACACGCTTCCATATGAAGCCATCTCAGATGCCATTTTCAAAAGAAAAGCACCTCCACCGAATCAGTCTACGCTGAGT CAACctttgtcatccacaaactttttGTATGAGCTGGACAAGATCACACAAGATGTGCTAATG gcaATTCTCAATGCACAGAAGACAAGTGTTCCTGGGGACCTCATTGCAGTTCCAGGGACTTCAGAAAAGAT TCAGCTTACCAGGAGCTTCAACATGGCAGAGCTAAGGAAATTGCGACGGCAGTTCATCAGCTACACAAAGATGCACCCAACAGAGAATATAGGACAAATTTCAAACATGTTTGTACAATATTTAAACAAGAGCCTTCACTGA